The region TTTGTCTTCTGGCGCTATTCCCTGAGCGGTCTTCAGATCAGACTGCAAATAAAATGGAGGTATTAGCACAAACCAATTTGGTTCCAGACAATTTGGACGTTTGAAGTATCAAATATGTTACCATGGCTTCGCCATACTCTTTGAGACCCTGCCAGGCCTGAGCCCTGCGGAAAAGTGCCTTGGTGTTGCCTTTGTCCAGCTCCAGAGCCTACAAAGAAAAATCGAGACGATTGAGCATACTTATAGCGTAGTATCACCACCTAGTGGCTAAGTCTGTCAACGCCAAACCTCGTTGCAGCTGTCTACGGCCTCCTGCCACATTTGCAGCTTTAACTTGCAGGCAGCCGTGTTGAGGTAACAGCTGAGCACAGCGGGCACCAGCTTCTTTTGCACCGGAGACTCCTCACCCTCATCCTCCAAAAGCTCGCCACACGTTTCCAAATACCTGTAGAAAAAGGCATGGACAAGATGCCATGTTGTTGTCTTCTGGAATCATAATACAAGTGGTTGGTTATTAAACTTGAGAAACCTGAGAGCTTTGCTGTATTTGTCGACAGCAGCATTCCAGTCTTGACTCTTAAAAAGGGTGTTTCCAACTTTCTTAATGTCCTCGGCCACTGACACAACTTTGTCCACCTGTGGGtgggaaaatgattgaaaagaatcAATTTTGAGGAAATTAGAATCAGCAAAGTGCACCATTTATGGTATTAACATACATATATGCTCCATGCTTGTGACACaatttaatacatttaaaagtcaaagtgtgtgtgtgtgtgtgtgagaatgttTGGACAAAATAAGGGAAAAAAGCTGACGTACATCCTTAAAGTCAACATCTGAGTCCTCTGGGAAGTCATGGTGGGCATCCCCCGTGCTGTCACAGCTGGCAACGCCCCAGCTGTCGCCGTCCTTGTGGTCGCCGCAGTCAGCAATCACGCAAGGCTGAAAGAAGAAAAGTCTTGGGTCGCTTCTCAGACATTTTGCGATGGTCTCACTCTCAAAGGTGTGCCGCTGGTCTTTCTTTACCTTAAGAGGGGTGCTGTCTTCGGCGTCGATCGCCTCGAGCTTTCTAACCACGCCCATCCCCTTGAGCACTTGTCCAAAGACCACATGCTTGCCATCCAGATGTGGCGTGGGCACCGTGGTGATGAAAAACTGCGAGCCGTTGGTGTTGGGCCCTGCGTTGGCCATGCTCAGCAGGCCCACTTGGTCGTGCTGACAACAACATGCACGCAATGAGGCCGCTTTTATTCCATCTGATGAATTActgcccccccccttttttttttaaacaaaactcaAGCTATTGATTTGGTTGCTGTGTGCAATGCGCTCAAGAAAATCACAAACTGAGAACTACAACgatgaaaaaaacattacattataaacaaaacaatttgtggTTTTGCGGACAAAGACCAGCGTTGTCTCTCTTACCTTGTAGTGAAAGTTTTCATCCTCAAACTTCTCCCCGTAGATGCTCTCACCACCCGTGCCGTCCTGGTTGGAGAAGTCACCTCCCTGGATCATGAACTTCTTAATAACTGTCGAGAAAAGTCAACTTACAGTTCAATCGTAAAAGCACAGTAATCCAAGACAGGATGTTGACGCCACATACTCCTGTGGAAGGGGCAGCCTTTGAAGTGCAGAGGTTTCCCTGTGGTTTTCCCCAGGCCTTTTTCTCCAGTGCACAGGGCTCGGAAGTTCTCAGCCGTCTTGGGAGTGACGTCAACAAACAGCTCCAAAACAATTCGGCC is a window of Syngnathus typhle isolate RoL2023-S1 ecotype Sweden linkage group LG1, RoL_Styp_1.0, whole genome shotgun sequence DNA encoding:
- the LOC133161961 gene encoding peptidyl-prolyl cis-trans isomerase D-like; amino-acid sequence: MSHPVPTNKPSNPENPRVFLDVDIGDARAGRIVLELFVDVTPKTAENFRALCTGEKGLGKTTGKPLHFKGCPFHRIIKKFMIQGGDFSNQDGTGGESIYGEKFEDENFHYKHDQVGLLSMANAGPNTNGSQFFITTVPTPHLDGKHVVFGQVLKGMGVVRKLEAIDAEDSTPLKPCVIADCGDHKDGDSWGVASCDSTGDAHHDFPEDSDVDFKDVDKVVSVAEDIKKVGNTLFKSQDWNAAVDKYSKALRYLETCGELLEDEGEESPVQKKLVPAVLSCYLNTAACKLKLQMWQEAVDSCNEALELDKGNTKALFRRAQAWQGLKEYGEAMSDLKTAQGIAPEDKAISNEMKRVQIQVQQEKEREKKIYAKMFA